From Solanum lycopersicum chromosome 8, SLM_r2.1, the proteins below share one genomic window:
- the LOC101265464 gene encoding probable E3 ubiquitin-protein ligase RHC1A, which produces MSSDSCSHWCYSCRQPVNLRRQNDVCPNCGGGFVQELEDITSSSVDNQTQRPRFMESVSNFLRRQISATSNTSERGRSDGGAERGNLWNPLLIFSGDTPVHMPGDGGVLEFLNEALGFRQENGGDYFVGPGVEEFFEEIVNRNQRGAPPPVSRCSIDSLPTVKISKKDVRSDSHCPVCKEKFALGTKATKLPCKHLYHSDCITPWLQQKNSCPVCRKELIPEKSGNDHSSRSSRSESRSSSRRVSARENISQNQERRRPWSSLWKFGSSRSSSRSTPAAETSSETSHQHNNYSEYSNWPFE; this is translated from the coding sequence ATGTCAAGTGATAGTTGCAGCCACTGGTGTTATAGTTGTAGACAACCCGTGAATCTCAGGAGACAAAATGATGTTTGCCCCAATTGCGGTGGTGGATTTGTTCAAGAGCTTGAAGACATAACGAGTAGTAGTGTAGATAATCAGACCCAGAGGCCGAGATTCATGGAATCCGTCTCAAACTTTTTAAGACGACAAATCTCAGCTACAAGTAATACTTCTGAGAGAGGGAGATCTGATGGGGGTGCTGAACGAGGAAATTTGTGGAATCCGTTGCTGATTTTCAGTGGTGATACGCCTGTTCATATGCCTGGGGATGGTGGAGTTTTGGAGTTTCTTAATGAGGCACTTGGATTCCGACAAGAAAATGGTGGTGATTATTTTGTTGGTCCAGGAGTGGAggaattttttgaagaaattgtaAATAGAAATCAGCGTGGTGCTCCTCCTCCTGTCTCGAGATGTTCAATTGATTCCCTACCAACAGTCAAGATATCAAAAAAGGATGTTAGATCGGATTCGCACTGCCCTGTTTGTAAGGAGAAATTTGCTCTGGGGACTAAGGCAACAAAATTGCCTTGCAAGCACTTATATCACTCGGATTGTATCACGCCATGGCTACAACAGAAGAATTCATGTCCTGTTTGTAGAAAGGAGCTGATACCTGAAAAATCTGGCAATGACCATTCTTCTCGAAGCTCAAGGAGTGAAAGCAGAAGCAGCAGTAGGCGAGTTAGTGCTAGGGAGAACATTTCTCAGAACCAAGAAAGGCGGAGACCATGGTCTTCCCTCTGGAAGTTTGGCTCATCTCGTTCTAGTTCCCGAAGTACTCCAGCTGCTGAAACCAGCTCAGAGACCAGCCATCAACACAATAATTACTCTGAGTACTCCAACTGGCCCTTTGAATAG